A stretch of Portunus trituberculatus isolate SZX2019 chromosome 48, ASM1759143v1, whole genome shotgun sequence DNA encodes these proteins:
- the LOC123498486 gene encoding centrosomal protein of 19 kDa-like, whose product MEPLKLGVRTHPPGLTLVYRSAAGKERYRVMPIRFLNKFGSVENVLKEVKDRHQPFLDKVPDVRIEKMLRILQEVERGRNLEEATTMVGLEYSVDPEQDLNKLDDASLDKKKKVMNTSFEKNCVRPGDPDYEYDKQVDFGSGAKVEAGWDSPDEDFWS is encoded by the exons ATGGAGCCCCTCAAGCTGGGAGTGCGTACACATCCCCCAGGCCTCACGCTGGTGTACCGCAGCGCAGCTGGGAAGGAGCGCTACAGAGTGATGCCTATCAGGTTCCTCAACAAGTTTGGCTCAGttgaaaatgtcttgaaagaagtgaaagacagACATCAACCATTTTTAGATAAA GTCCCAGATGTCAGAATAGAGAAGATGTTGCGCATCCTTCAGGAGGTGGAGCGTGGCCGTAACCTGGAGGAAGCAACAACCATGGTGGGGCTGGAGTATTCAGTTGACCCAGAACAGGACCTTAACAAGCTGGATGATGCAAGtcttgataaaaagaaaaag GTTATGAACACCAGCTTTGAGAAAAACTGTGTCCGTCCAGGAGATCCTGATTATGAGTATGACAAGCAGGTAGACTTTGGCAGTGGTGCAAAGGTGGAAGCAGGCTGGGACTCACCAGATGAAGACTTCTGGTCATGA